Proteins from a single region of Styela clava chromosome 1, kaStyClav1.hap1.2, whole genome shotgun sequence:
- the LOC120348508 gene encoding uncharacterized protein LOC120348508: MGCCQSANKDKDKLLPDLEIHGLKANLSEEDSSIIVSWKPVRGISADVFTQIFKNGLELEERECIGNFFEYKSTEHSSSYQFKVWIENEDFNTKPSLSNIVYTRPDKLKNLKATVYGDQINVTWDTPEWQFEKYKIEVFMDKKLISPVLERLNRNAFCVRHCKLSKPYRIEVKVKDKNGIYSKPVETEVALPPPPVRYLKIRAVGSSFKVEWKQSKAINSCDVKVYRENKLKCECNNITCQEFTLRQCRPSSRYTVKVSPKNLFNLVGSAAEGTFYSDISPIKELRTEEENGQIHLRWNKPEENNLKYKVKLSKRGFFRRVYLQTFTVFNKNEVSFSVPEAREGKKYDFEIKVKNSYGIEGRTRKVSHIFSGLVKIRMHILVKADHDITVIYGSEENSLKADVEEWKENGYKSAHPKPMSVVLHSTKKYKNNIRCKENTVQIFPAEGHEMEQQCMLGAQAVSLNFCVEARHSGKYTLEFKLEEDGQASRTLRTNPFTINTGAQLQPTTVNHIGHLHAALCNLGENGGRVTLNNGANINVNPDQVQNHLSVKAGHVSAHVVPRALKGESSGSSNAAFE; the protein is encoded by the exons ATGGGTTGCTGTCAGTCTGCAAATAAAGACAAAGACAAACTTCTTCCAG ACTTGGAAATCCATGGTTTAAAAGCAAATCTATCTGAGGAAGACTCATCTATCATTGTTTCATGGAAACCAGTACGTGGCATTTCTGCAGACGTGTTtacacaaattttcaaaaatggaCTGGAG ttagAAGAACGggaatgtattgggaattttttcgAGTACAAATCTACAGAACATTCATCAAGTTATCAGTTCAAAGTTTGGATTGAAAATGAAGATTTTAATACAAAACCATCCTTGTCTAATATTGTGTACACTC gaCCCGATAAGCTGAAAAATCTCAAAGCAACGGTTTATGGAGACCAAATTAACGTGACATGGGACACACCAGAAtggcaatttgaaaaatataagataGAAGTGTTCATGGACAAGAAGTTGATATCACCGGTACTTGAGAGATTAAACAGAAATGCGTTCTGTGTACGCCACTGCAAACTTTCTAAACCTTATCGCATCGAGGTTAAAGTAAAGGACAAAAATGGAATATACAGCAAACCAGTGGAAACAGAAGTTGCATTGC ctccTCCTCCTGTACGTTATTTGAAAATCAGAGCTGTTGGTTCCAGCTTCAAGGTCGAGTGGAAACAATCTAAAGCTATAAATAGTTGTGATGTGAAAGTTTAtagagaaaataaattgaag TGTGAATGTAACAATATCACTTGCCAAGAATTTACATTGAGACAATGCAGACCATCATCAAGATATACTGTTAAAGTTTCACCGAAGAATTTATTCAACTTAGTTGGATCTGCAGCAGAAGGAACTTTTTACTCAG ATATTTCTCCGATTAAAGAGCTGCGCACTGAGGAAGAAAATGGGCAGATCCATCTTAGATGGAACAAACCAGAagagaataatttaaaatacaaagtGAAACTCAGTAAACGAGGTTTTTTTCGCAGAGTGTATCTTCAAACTTTCACAGTCTTCAACAAAAATGAAGTTTCATTCAGTGTCCCGGAGGCAAGAGAGGGAAAGAAATACGATTTTGagataaaagtgaaaaattcaTACGGCATTGAAGGGAGAACCAGAAAAGTTTCACACATATTCA GTGGATTGGTCAAAATTAGGATGCATATTCTTGTAAAGGCTGATCATGATATCACAGTTATTTACGGCTCAGAAGAAAATAGTTTGAAAGCCGATGTTGAAGAGTGGAAAGAAAACGGTTACAAGTCCGCTCATCCCAAACCAATGTCTGTGGTTCTTCACAGCACAAAGAAATACAAGAACAACATTCGTTGCAAAGAGAATACCGTGCAAATTTTCCCGGCGGAAGGCCATGAAATGGAACAACAATGCATGCTCGGTGCCCAAGCGGTGTCACTGAATTTCTGCGTTGAAGCGCGCCACAGTGGAAAGTACACTCTCGAATTCAAGCTAGAAGAAGATGGACAAGCAAGCAGGACTTTGAGAACGAATCCATTTACCATTAATACAG GTGCACAGCTGCAACCTACTACTGTGAACCATATTGGGCATCTGCATGCAGCTCTATGTAACCTTGGTGAAAATGGAGGAAGAGTTACTCTCAACAATGGTGCAAATATCAATGTGAATCCGGATCAAGTTCAAAACCATCTTTCAGTTAAAGCAG GACATGTGAGTGCTCATGTGGTCCCTAGAGCATTGAAAGGTGAAAGTTCTGGCTCCTCGAATGCTGCATTCGAATAA
- the LOC120347151 gene encoding activated RNA polymerase II transcriptional coactivator p15-like, whose product MSGKGEALSDSSDSENEKKIKAKLRKEQKKSATKRKQADTAAPEAKRPAGNSRQQDGNKEEKLSIGKMKFVTVREFKNKIYVDIREHYEKDGELFPGRKGVSLPAEQWQNLKSLIDDIDEKIQQMC is encoded by the exons ATGTCAGGCAAAGGGGAAGCTTTGTCAGACTCAAGTGATTctgaaaatgagaaaaagaTAAAAGCAAAGCTGAGAAA agaACAGAAGAAATCTGCAACAAAGCGCAAACAAGCAGATACAGCGGCACCTGAAGCAAAGCGACCTGCTGGGAATAGCAGACAACAGGATggtaataaagaagaaaaattatCG ATTGGTAAAATGAAATTCGTCACCGTGAGAGAATTcaagaataaaatttatgttgATATTCGTGAACATTATGAAAAAGATGGAGAATTATTTCCAGGAAGGAAAG GTGTCAGCCTCCCAGCCGAGCAGTGGCAAAATTTAAAGTCACTGATAGATGACATTGATGAAAAGATTCAACAAATGTGCTGA
- the LOC120342456 gene encoding AN1-type zinc finger protein 2A-like, with amino-acid sequence MELPKIGDHCSDSFCRQLDFLPIKCDACEKQFCKNHIRYEDHKCESSYKKDVQVPVCPLCNKPVPVPRGEVADIKVGEHIDRDCQSDPAKKHRQAYSNRCSAPKCKQKELIPVVCPDCRQNFCLRHRHTQDHDCKGFQSSGRGISNSGVAAIFRFNKASSSRNTVSQPRQTRPQKTTLNDLGRSLNAERQNRGISTSQLQGNLSEDEALARALQMSLADEPKPLTQEEKDRIMAQELQREEEERRAASRRRTQQESRRDDSNCKLS; translated from the coding sequence ATGGAGTTGCCAAAAATAGGAGACCATTGCTCAGATTCATTTTGTCGCCAGTTAGACTTTTTACCGATAAAGTGCGACGCTTGTGAAAAGCAATTTTGTAAAAACCATATTCGATACGAAGATCATAAATGTGAATCTTCTTATAAGAAAGATGTCCAAGTTCCAGTTTGCCCACTTTGTAATAAGCCAGTGCCAGTGCCACGAGGTGAAGTGGCGGACATAAAAGTTGGAGAACATATCGATCGAGATTGTCAATCTGATCCAGCGAAAAAACATAGGCAGGCGTATTCTAATCGTTGTTCAGCTCCAAAGTGTAAACAGAAAGAACTCATACCAGTTGTTTGCCCAGACTGTCGGCAAAACTTTTGTTTGCGACACCGCCATACGCAAGACCATGACTGTAAAGGATTTCAAAGCAGTGGACGAGGGATTTCAAACTCTGGCGTGGCTGCAATTTTTCGTTTTAATAAAGCCTCAAGTTCGAGAAACACGGTTTCACAACCGAGGCAAACACGACCACAAAAAACAACTTTAAACGATCTTGGTCGAAGCTTAAATGCAGAGCGACAAAATCGTGGAATATCGACTTCACAATTACAAGGAAATCTTTCTGAGGACGAAGCTTTAGCCCGGGCACTTCAAATGTCATTAGCAGATGAACCCAAACCCCTCACTCAAGAAGAGAAAGATCGTATCATGGCTCAGGAGCTTCAACGAGAGGAAGAAGAAAGACGAGCTGCGAGTAGACGCCGAACGCAACAAGAATCGAGGAGAGATGATTCGAACTGTAAACTTAGCTAA
- the LOC120341886 gene encoding trypsin-3-like, with translation MFPSKFICWTVLCFLSVRNGECDKIVGGYEARPHSAPYIAHLDRYSSYFCCGTLIHESWVLSAAHCHYEPDQFKVIIGDHDRSIVEGTEQTIQAVLALNHELYNPMITDNDVMMVKLEKPAIFNQYVQLALLPTSEIGSGIECLACGWGYTDYTSNTLPDRLQCVEVFTVSNTECNYMYGGEVKKTMLCAESAGKDACNGDSGGPLMCGNLLHGVTSTGFGCAYPHFPGIYARVTEFTSWIQMIMEYS, from the exons ATGTTTCCATCGAAGTTTATTTGCTGGACTGTATTGTGTTTCTTATCTGTCAGAAATGGAG AATGCGACAAGATCGTTGGTGGATACGAAGCCAGACCTCATTCAGCTCCGTATATCGCACATCTTGATCGGTATTCGTCATATTTCTGCTGCGGAACTCTGATTCACGAGTCGTGGGTTTTATCGGCTGCACATTGTCATTACGA ACCAGACCAATTCAAAGTCATCATCGGCGACCACGACCGAAGCATTGTTGAAGGCACAGAACAGACAATCCAAGCAGTCCTGGCTCTGAATCACGAATTATACAATCCAATGATAACAGATAATGACGTCATGATGGTAAAACTCGAG aAACCAGCCATATTCAACCAGTACGTCCAACTAGCGCTTTTACCAACTTCAGAAATTGGCAGCGGAATTGAATGCTTGGCTTGTGGATGGGGGTATACGGACTACACATCTA ATACTCTTCCAGACCGCTTACAATGTGTCGAAGTCTTTACGGTCAGTAATACAGAGTGCAACTATATGTATGGAGGAGAGGTAAAGAAGACAATGTTGTGCGCTGAAAGCGCgggtaaagatgcatgcaat GGCGATTCCGGTGGACCTTTGATGTGCGGTAACCTTTTGCACGGGGTGACATCCACAGGTTTTGGTTGCGCTTATCCACATTTCCCTGGAATATACGCCAGAGTTACAGAGTTCACATCGTGGATTCAGATGATCATGGAATACAGTTAA